In Sphaeramia orbicularis chromosome 1, fSphaOr1.1, whole genome shotgun sequence, a genomic segment contains:
- the odam gene encoding uncharacterized protein odam isoform X1 has protein sequence MKPQLAFLLTCLIRTSFGLPVQIGILASNSNEILRLNGLTLAALGQTQGSSILPQFVLQQQQPEVLLTPQVVNLNPQVAGPFGPQGPQVLFPTQGNQLPPVLIPNGQQEQLGPPQDPNSPNIPQQAQNPVQMFPQFQYPAYGFPQLPRQQGFPYFVPPYGYPQQRNTVVLPPNNGQVIQPNLERTTQRPQLPLQQASQPKVQTDRTWSLGTHKESTTIPPDPRGDTSGPGVDEGHSNFPFLFEP, from the exons ATGAAACCACAATTGGCCTTTCTGTTGACCTGTCTAATAAGGACGAGCTTTGGTCTTCCA GTGCAGATAGGGATTCTTGCCAGCAACAGCAATGAG aTTTTGAGACTGAATGGACTCACTCTGGCTGCTCTAGGACAAACACAG GGCTCTTCGATATTACCCCAGTTTGTTCTGCAGCAGCAGCAACCTGAGGTGCTGCTCACCCCACAGGTGGTGAACTTAAATCCTCAGGTGGCTGGTCCGTTTGGCCCTCAGGGGCCACAAGTACTGTTTCCTACACAGGGAAACCAGCTACCGCCTGTGCTCATCCCTAACGGCCAGCAGGAGCAGCTTGGACCTCCACAGGACCCCAACTCCCCTAATATCCCTCAGCAGGCTCAAAACCCAGTGCAG atgtttccacaGTTTCAGTACCCTGCTTATGGATTTCCTCAGCTTCCCAGACAACAG GGCTTCCCTTACTTTGTGCCTCCTTATGGCTACCCTCAGCAGAGGAACACTGTGGTTCTGCCGCCTAACAACGGTCAGGTTATTCAGCCAAATCTGGAAAGGACTACTCAGAGGCCACAGCTCCCTCTGCAG CAGGCCTCCCAGCCAAAGGTGCAGACAGATAGA ACATGGTCTCTGGGGACACACAAAGAATCCACTACAATCCCTCCTGATCCTCGTGGTGATACATCTGGTCCTGGGGTTGATGAG GGTCATTCCAACTTCCCCTTCCTGTTTGAGCCTTAA
- the odam gene encoding uncharacterized protein odam isoform X2 yields the protein MKPQLAFLLTCLIRTSFGLPVQIGILASNSNEILRLNGLTLAALGQTQGSSILPQFVLQQQQPEVLLTPQVVNLNPQVAGPFGPQGPQVLFPTQGNQLPPVLIPNGQQEQLGPPQDPNSPNIPQQAQNPVQMFPQFQYPAYGFPQLPRQQGFPYFVPPYGYPQQRNTVVLPPNNGQVIQPNLERTTQRPQLPLQASQPKVQTDRTWSLGTHKESTTIPPDPRGDTSGPGVDEGHSNFPFLFEP from the exons ATGAAACCACAATTGGCCTTTCTGTTGACCTGTCTAATAAGGACGAGCTTTGGTCTTCCA GTGCAGATAGGGATTCTTGCCAGCAACAGCAATGAG aTTTTGAGACTGAATGGACTCACTCTGGCTGCTCTAGGACAAACACAG GGCTCTTCGATATTACCCCAGTTTGTTCTGCAGCAGCAGCAACCTGAGGTGCTGCTCACCCCACAGGTGGTGAACTTAAATCCTCAGGTGGCTGGTCCGTTTGGCCCTCAGGGGCCACAAGTACTGTTTCCTACACAGGGAAACCAGCTACCGCCTGTGCTCATCCCTAACGGCCAGCAGGAGCAGCTTGGACCTCCACAGGACCCCAACTCCCCTAATATCCCTCAGCAGGCTCAAAACCCAGTGCAG atgtttccacaGTTTCAGTACCCTGCTTATGGATTTCCTCAGCTTCCCAGACAACAG GGCTTCCCTTACTTTGTGCCTCCTTATGGCTACCCTCAGCAGAGGAACACTGTGGTTCTGCCGCCTAACAACGGTCAGGTTATTCAGCCAAATCTGGAAAGGACTACTCAGAGGCCACAGCTCCCTCTGCAG GCCTCCCAGCCAAAGGTGCAGACAGATAGA ACATGGTCTCTGGGGACACACAAAGAATCCACTACAATCCCTCCTGATCCTCGTGGTGATACATCTGGTCCTGGGGTTGATGAG GGTCATTCCAACTTCCCCTTCCTGTTTGAGCCTTAA
- the sparcl1 gene encoding SPARC-like protein 1, translated as MRACLIFIFLLAATFALSVNSKPHGKHHGSHKTSHTAKEKDVITEEANKAQISPTLVPFEASSQEQEDEELSSEDNANTNKEDGELEIPEKKDKSTAVLLSEEELVALLKKEAEEEDVEEDQGEHEEEMDEGKVEAAEAVEEEEKTLDDKMGENAEEEEVKDENTQDTETLGNEDQAKEVEKIITEREEQEALFEETDGSTESEIPVDLDYAADSSILQPLKIITKVKPNVDDKQPFLKTHDQDVKEKENGEHKFDDYDQDVQNTEAMDSKEVSTQENLPDDRKYKDPSAKSAEVDVMQQDSDSSTELTSKLSGGEAGEEEKSKNESESQTKRKTKKQKKNHRARKHSPQREETQEGQEQSQQEPQESEGIDNTVHKGKRRRAGKWGPLVGMNPVQIRATVELYPSTRTSLGGTTHHLEAPADPCDNFRCKRGKTCKLDADNKPSCVCQVPSECPPSVNEFDHVCGTDNKTYDTSCELFATKCNLEGTKKGHRLHLDYTGSCKLIPPCVDTELVQFPLRMRDWLKNVLLQLYEHDSMTPGFLTPKQRFRVKKIFENERRLHAGDHSVELLAQDFEKNYNMYIYPVHWQFAQLDQHPSDRLLSHSELAPLRVPLVPMEHCTSRFFQECDSDKDKQVSFKEWTSCFGIRDEDMDGNLLF; from the exons ATGAGGGCCTGCTTAATATTCATTTTCTTACTGGCAGCAACATTTGCCCTGTCT GTTAACAGTAAACCACATGGAAAACATCATGGATCACATAAGACTTCACACACAGCCAAAGAAAAG GATGTCATCACAGAGGAGGCCAACAAGGCACAGATCTCACCCACTTTAGTCCCATTTGAGGCCAGCAGCCAAGAGCAAGAAGATGAAGAACTGAGCTCTGAAGACAATGCTAACACCAACAAAGAGGACGGAGAGCTGGAGATCCCTGAAAAGAAAGATAAAAGCACTGCAGTCCTGTTGAGTGAAGAGGAATTAGTAGCGCTCTTGAAGAAAGAAGCAGAAGAGGAAGATGTTGAGGAGGATCAAGGGGAGCATGAGGAGGAGATGGATGAAGGTAAGGTGGAAGCTGCAGAAGcagtggaggaagaggagaagacaCTGGATGACAAAATGGGTGAGAATGCTGAAGAGGAGGAAGTGAAAGACGAGAACACGCAAGATACAGAAACGCTGGGAAATGAAGACCAGGCGAAGGAGGTGGAGAAGATCATAACTGAAAGGGAGGAACAAGAGGCTTTATTTGAGGAAACAGATGGCAGTACAGAGTcagagatcccagtggatctggACTATGCTGCTGATAGTAGCATCTTGCAACCTCTGAAGATCATAACAAAAGTAAAACCCAACGTGGATGACAAACAGCCTTTTTTGAAAACACATGATCAAGATGTTAAAGAGAAGGAGAACGGCGAGCACAAATTTGATGATTATGATCAGGATGTTCAGAACACTGAGGCTATGGACAGCAAGGAGGTATCTACTCAGGAAAACCTTCCAGATGACAGAAAGTACAAAGACCCCAGTGCTAAATCTGCAGAGGTGGATGTGATGCAACAAGACTCGGACAGCTCTACAGAACTTACATCTAAACTGTCTGGAGGAGAAGcaggagaggaagaaaaaagtAAGAATGAGAGTGAAAGTCAAACTAAGAGAAAGACGAAGAAGCAAAAGAAGAACCACAGGGCGAGGAAGCACTCTCCACAGAGGGAAGAAACACAAGAAGGACAAGAGCAGAGCCAACAGGAGCCTCAGGAGTCTGAGGGCATCGACAACACAGTTCACAAAGGGAAGAGGAGACGGGCAGGAAAATGG GGGCCATTAGTTGGTATGAATCCAGTGCAGATCAGAGCCACAGTGGAGCTCTACCCCAGTACCAGGACGTCTCTTGGTGGGACCACACATCACTTAGAAGCCCCTGCTG ATCCCTGTGACAACTTCCGCTGCAAACGTGGAAAAACATGTAAACTTGATGCAGATAACAAGCCGAGCTGTGTGTGTCAAGTACCGTCTGAATGCCCTCCCAGTGTGAATGAATTTGATCAC GTTTGTGGTACAGACAACAAAACATATGACACATCATGTGAACTCTTTGCTACTAAATGTAACCTGGAAGGAACTAAGAAAGGACACAGACTACATCTGGACTACACCGGGTCATGCAAAT TAATTCCTCCATGTGTCGACACAGAGCTTGTCCAGTTCCCTCTTCGGATGAGGGATTGGCTGAAAAATGTGCTGCTGCAGCTCTATGAACACGACTCCATGACACCTGGCTTCCTCACTCCCAAACAGCGTTTTAGA GTGAAGAAAATCTTTGAGAATGAGAGGCGTCTTCATGCTGGTGATCACTCTGTTGAGCTGCTCGCACAGGACTTTGAGAAGAACTACAACATGTACATTTACCCAGTGCACTGGCAGTTTGCTCAGCTGGACCAGCACCCCTCTGACAG GCTGCTCTCCCACTCTGAGCTGGCACCTCTTCGGGTCCCTCTGGTGCCAATGGAGCACTGCACATCCCGCTTTTTCCAAGAATGTGACTCTGATAAGGACAAGCAGGTGTCCTTTAAAGAGTGGACTTCCTGTTTTGGCATCAGGGATG AGGATATGGATGGCAACCTGCTTTTCTGA